The window GCCGATGATCCGGAGAACGGCAAATATGAAGCCGATGAGGATCATGATCATGTCGAACAGGTTCCACATGTCGGTTGCGTAGAAGACGGAGccggcatccatccattcgcTCAATTCGTCGTAAAAAAAGGCGGCAATCCAGACGAAGAGCACAATTTCCGTGCTCGTAATGTGGTCCTCATCCCGGACGATGAGAACGGTGTAGTAGAGGCACAGGAAGACGGCGAAGAAGAGAACCTCCCAGCACTTGAGATACTTGGGGACGCGAAGGCGCGAGTAAGGATCCGAAGTCTGCGGGTGATAGAATCGATGCTTCTTGCTCGCCTGGACCGATAAGCTGTCCCAGAAAATGATGTCACCGTTCCAGATGCCGCTGATGGTTCGTTGGACGACGTGCTGGCTGAGAAAGCGcttggcgccggcgatggcggcaatCTCCAGCGCGTTGAGGTTCTTGAAGGCCATGGTGGGATCGAGCTCCTCGGGAGCATCCTcatccgtcgagctcgtcagtCGCGAGAGGGAGCTGAGCAGATTGGCCTTGGTCGAGGAACTGCCGACGACCACGAGCTGGCGTCGGGGAGTGGGCAGGACGCGCGGAAGCAGGGGCGACGTTTCGGCCGCTTCATGGTCGTACGGCGACAGTGCATCCAGCTGGTCCTCTCGGCGTTCCGGTATTTCGTAGAGACAGTAGTTCATCACCTCCCGCTCGGTGAGGCGGGAGAGAAAGCGCCATGCGACAATCTCGCAGGCGTTGGAACGAGTCTCGGCCAAGCCCGAGAATTCGCGCGTCTCTGCGGCATAGTGCCACTTGAGAGCACTGTCGACGAAATAAGCACAGGGGAAGGTGGGCACGAGTCGATGCAACAAACGTACAGAAGTGCGTTGACGATGGCAGGGTTGGTGCATGTGTCGTTCAGATGGTTGACGAGGACGCGAATGCAGTTCCCGGCGGACGTCGTCCTGAGCTGCTCAAAGGTGCTGGGCAGGTCCACGGCATCGACAAAGTAGCTGCCTCGCGTCATCAGTCAACGATGCAGCATAACCTCGGATTGTCGACGGAGGACGCACCAAGATAGCTTCCGGATGACATGGCGGAACGAATCGTCCTCGGCAATGTCTGGGAGGTCAAAGTCGAGCCGTGACGAGACCGGACTATGGTCTCGTGCGAGCTGCGCCTTCACCTTCACACGAACAGGCATCACGAAGTGAAATGATGGATCCGACGTTATGCAACGATGCTGCCAGACGACATTATTTGCACGCACATGGGCGAAGAAAGATGGTATGAAGAGGGGATAGAATGGGAGTTGGACGTTTCAGGTGGAGAACGGACCAGGTCTGGTCTGGTGATGTCCAAGCGCGCGAGGCAAGCGCCGCGATCCTGGCTGCCATGCCGTGGAGGCGGCTGGCAGGTTGTTGCCTGgctgtagtacggagtacttgtgcaccgcACTGCCACTGCACCTACAGCGCTGTACCTACAGGCTACAGCGGATcaatcgccgccgccttttcGACGGACAGGGACCCCTCACGCGCGACGATGCCCAAGCCTTGTGGCGGGAAAAAGAAAGTTTGTAAATGGAAAAAAGAATGGTCAAGCGATAAATCTGCGTTGTCGGCTCAAGCGGTCAACGTCATTATTCATTTACACTGGAGTGTTGACCGCTATGGACCAGCACTAATCGGATTCAATTGGGCGACATCTAGATTCAGCTGACAGTGGGAGCCTGAGATGTACCGTGTAGTATTTGCAGCAGATTTTGCCTTGATGGATAGTCTAGTTGCTATGAGCATGCCGTTGGATTAAAGAGCATTGTATGGGGAGATTGGCTGATTGGCTGTATAGACAGTGTCAGACAACACAGACACCACTTTTGTAGGGTAGGGATACGAGGTAGAGTGAGGTATGGGTGCTATCAATAATAGTGGCTATGGCGCGGGGGAATCGCTGTAGGACTGTTGGGGTGTTGAAGCTGATCTCTCAGGAGCCCCTCGTCCTCTGGCGAGAAACTGTCCCTTTGCATAGGCAGCCTCGTCACATGACCCGTATATGACTCCTGACAGACACGATAGGTTTACTTGAGAGAGAGTAATAAGGTCTAGTAGCTAGAAGGTTAGAAATAGGTAGCTAGCTATGAGGATAAAGGTAATAAGTATATCAATGTAACGGGCTGACCCCAGAAGAGCCAAAGCAGTGGTCATGCTACAGTACTCTCCGTTGCGCCAGCAGCCCTGCCCttttgtaagtacttggtcggCCAAGGGAGCTTCTTCACGAAGCAGCACTTTAGGCAGTTGGCCAAACCTACAGTATGAGAGTCCATTGTAGTCAGGCCCCCAACACTTCGGGCCTGACTAATCACTTCTGCTCGAGCATTGCCCGAGATCATGACAACTATCCATGGAGTATTAATAGTCGGGGAGCAGGAGTCGCTTGCTAAATTACAGTAGAAAATTTACATAAGCAGACTTGATCATGACACTGTGGGATGGTCACCGAGACCCTGGGGACTAGGGTGGCCCGAGATCCACTTGCCTGGTGCCTCTGATCTCGAATTTTCTGCAGCGAAGCGCAACCCAAATTTCTTCTTCATGCCCTTTTCCCTCCGACTATCGGATTCAGACCGTCCACTCTCCCGGCAGATATCAACGTTGCGGGAGTCGCCTCCTTGAACTTCACTCTGTGTATTGTTTCAAACAAACAAGCCGACTAATATCCTCGTCCCGACTGCACATTGTCGACCAGTGCCCCAAGCATCGCGTTGCCGCCAACTGCTGCGGGCCGGCCGGAGCAAGCAGAGGGCAGGCATGTCAGGCTTTCAGATTCCCGGCCTTGGTCAGGCCAAACCCAACGAAAGGTTACCGCCGCTTGCCGCCGATGAGCAGATGCAAGATGCCAATCCGCCGACACCGGACTTGCCCCCGCCGAACCCAGTGTCTGCTGAACCAACAACGGCGAGGGTAATCGTGGGAACGGGGGACGGACTGGAGTCTACCGAGGGTGAAAAGGCGACCGAGGATGCCGTCACGACAGAGGATgccatgctcgtcgacggaacCGACAGCACTCCGTCATTGACGCACGccctcgaggcggccatcGGCGGACTCGATgaagcgacgacgacggcggcaccggcacagGAACAAGAagcgacggagccgacggcgtcgacggaacTGCAAGCGGACGTGGGAGAAAACCCCGAGTGGGAGATTGACTCGTCGCCGTATGAGTCCTCGTCAGACTCGAGCAGCTCCGACTCGTCCGACTCCGACTCCGACAATGAGGGCTACGAGCCACTCGGCATCGAGGAGACGGTCCGGCTTCTGATGCAGTCCGAGGGCGGGTCCGATGACGAGGGTGACAAGGCAGGccggtcggcgacggcgacgcagcTGCGGACGAAGAATGAGATTCTCGACGAGGTCATCCCGAAACCCGACGTCAGCATCACGGCCGAGATGAAAATCGAAGAGCTGGGCGTGGTGGAGTTCGTCGTGGAAAACACAATGCTCGTCAAGGCCTTCACCCCCGGCGAGTACCAGGTGCTCGACACCGGTTCCGTCCTCTGCACCGCCGAGCGCACCGTCATTGGTGCCGTGGCGGAAACGATTGGCAAAGTCCTGCAGCCCATGTACACGGTGCGCTTCAACACGGAAGACGAGATCAAGGAGCTCGGCATCGAAATCGGCACAAAGGTCTTTTACCCGCCCGACCACGCCTCGTTCGTATTCACCGAGCCGCTCAAGAACCTCAAAGGATCCGACGCCAGCAACATCCACGACGAagaggtcggcgacgatgacatGGAGttttccgacgacgagaaggaaGCCGAGCACAAGCGGTCGCTCAAGCAGAAGCGCAACCGGAACAAGGctccggccgacggcggcacgagGGGCGCCAGGGGGCCCCATCCGCTGCGGCAGGAGGCGGTGCCGGACGGCGACTTGaactacgacgacgacgggccgtaCAAGCCGCTGGCCCGGCCGCCCGGGTATGGAATCGGTGGCGCGTCCGGCGACTCGATCGAACTTCCACCCCGCTCCGGCTCCcaacgcggcggccgacggggcGACAGGGGCGATAGGGGGAACAGGGGAGGTAGGGGAGGTAGGGGGAGCAGAGGAAGAGGCGACCTTCGAGGGGGCGCTCGCGGCGGACACGGCCAGCCGAGGGACGGTTACTCCCTTCCCCCTCAAGGATATCAGCAGCAATACCCCCCACAGCCGCAGCATCAACCTGCCGGCGGGAACTCGTGGGCGAACCCATCCGGGCCCTCGCCCCCGGCGATGCCAAACTTTGGCTTCCAGTTTCCTGGCTGGCCGCAGCAGGGACAAGGCATGCCGgttcctccgcctcctccgcctccgatGTGGCCTGCTCAGGGCGGACAGGCACAAGGCCAGCAGAGCGGCGGCACCTTTATGGATCCCGCTCTTTTGGCGGCGTTGATGAGTCAAATGCAGGCGCAAAGCGGTCAGCGGCCGTGGGGTGGGCAGCCCCCTCCGTCATCCTGATGCTTGCCTCGGTTTGCTTTTCGCCTTGTTTGGCTCTCCGTCGTCATtttcggtacggagtactggagGATCACCTGTAGTGCGGAAGGTAGCGTCGGTCCACGGCACGCGCAGGAGACGCACAAAGGTTTGTGTCGAATAGAGCGGCATGCACTGTCACATGTCACGATACCCTAGGAGGCTAGCAAGAGATGGCATTTGCACAGCACATGTCTTGTTGAATAAAAGATGCTAGGAATTGCTATGCAGCTACATCGAATGACAGTGAACCAGGACATGTCACGAAGCAAAAAAAATGAAGAAAGATGAAACGCAAAACAAAGTAAAAACAAGGAGGGTGAGAAACTGAAAATCAATTGACCAGGACTCTAGAGATCGCCTGGCAACTGCAGGGTTGTGTCGTCAAACTTGTGAAAGGCCAGCTCGTAGACCAGGCCAAGGGTCATGCGAGCGTGCTGGAGCATGTGGTCAAACGACAGGTACTTGATGAGGTCTTCGGCGGTGTGAATGTGCTTGTTCGAGTCCCCAAAGGCGGATTCGATGACAAAGGCGGCGGGGAAGCCGGCCTTGGAGGCGGACGCGTGGTCGGAGCAGGCGTAGCCGCACTTTGTTTCGACCCAGGGGATGGTGCAGTACTGGAGGGACAGGCATGTTAGTGACGGCCAAGTCGGGTGGGGTGGTTGGAATGGCCGCGCGGGACCGACTCACCTCCTCGATGACGGTCTTGATGAACTTGGTCAGGGCGGGGTTGACAtagtcgacgatgacgccgacgctcTCGGGGAGGCCCTTGTCCAGCGTCGTCTGGATGTAGCCCGTCATGTCCTGCTGCAGCATGGCCTTGACCTTGCGCCTGCTCTTCTCGTACGACTGGAAGATGGCCTGGCTCCCGAGCaagccgccctcctcggcgctgTACCAGTGAAACTCGATGGTGTTGGGggcctggccgtcgacgaggtccttGGACTTGAGCAGGGTGCGGAAGACGTCCATGATGGTGAcggtgccgctgccgtcgtcgtcggcgccgggaGCGGCGAGGACCGAGGGCATCCAGAGGTTGATGGAGTCCTGGTGggcgccgatgacgatggtgtCGTTTCCGCGGCCCGGGATGGTGGCGATGACCGAGTGCTGCTTCCACGTGTGGGGGAAGGACTTGGCGTGGACCGtcttgtcggcgccggcctccttGATCATCTCGTTCACCTTGGCGAGGATCCAGTCGGACGACTGCAGGCCGTAGTCGGACTTGAAGTAGCGAGTGTGGAAGCCCGAGAGCTTCTCGAGGTTGGCCTTCATCTGCGTCTTGTCGAGACTATGGGCGagcttgccgacggcgtccttgTGGACGCATTTGCTGGGGTACGTGACCGACGCCTGGCTGGCAAAGTGCTGGGTGCCGAGCTCGCGCGTTTCGGTAATGTCCATGAAGTTCTGGCCATTCTACGTCTCGTCAGCATGGCGGGGACGGCGGCtggctcgacgtcgtcgcttACCCTCCGCATCTCCCACTTTTCATCCTCGGTGATCCATTGCGTCTTGCCcggcgccgtctcgacgaggAACCGTTCCTCGCCGGGCTCGAGGTTGACGCTGTTTACCTCGGCCCGTTCGATGTAGcgggccgagacggcgggCACGCAAGCCGCGAGCAGGGACGCCCGAGAGAATTTCATTGCAAGATCGATGGACGATCCGAGGGCCAGGCAGAGGGAGGTTTGATGGAGATGgtacgacgtcgacgacgatggtgagtgagggtggtggtgatggaagAGGACGGTGAGGAAGCTGGACCTTTATCCATCAAGCAGGGGCTCCGAACTCGCAATTACAGCTCACCGCAGGCACGCAGAGCACAAGGAGGGCTAGTATTATATCGGCGTGTGTGAACAATGCTTCCGGGAGCGGCGTCACAGCTGCTCCATCGGGTAAGCGTAGATGCGCTAGGCTCATGGCGTTTATCACTGGTGACTGGCGCCAACACCGGATGACACCGCCACACGTGTAGCCGAGGCGCTCTAGTCatgtctacagtacttgcaagtacaagcactgtacggagtaatacagggtatggagtaatactccgtacagtactcgttcTCGGTATTTAGCGTACATAAGtactatacatgtacggagtacggagtacttgtaagtaaaGTAGTGCCTACCCGTGACATCGACAAAGCAAGTACTCAGTTCTCCGTGCCGTATACTACTACCTCACGGAGGAcgcttacttgtactgtacttgctccgaaCATgtcagtacaagtacagagtacggagtatacaaTAAGTATTTAatgcatacagtactccgtacctagtagttactgtacagtatactccTCCATCcttacaggtacttactggtATTACCGTAGGGAGTCACACCCACCCACATTCTCCAACTCCATGTAAAtcattactgtacatggtactctgtacttattTAAGTACACCTTGACAGCCAACTCGGGGCACGGCAGAACAGTAATCGCGGTCGAGGTACACTCTCTGATCATGTTCCAGACATTGTCGATTTCTGCAACTGCATCCGATTCCTCTTCGAGATTCGTGTGATCAAGTCGTACAACGCCCAGCCGTCCTTTCGAATCCCTCCACTTGCCTCCCTGCGATGACGGTTTCTCGCCGGCCGGTCCTCGCAACGATCGCCTCCGGAAAGTAGACGGTAACCACAGCGCAAGACGGTGTGCCTCGTCGTGCGTGGGTAGACACACCCTTTTCTAGTATTTGAGTATTTATTACAAATCGCTCTCCGATGGATGAAGCGAGACATTGGACAGGGAAGACGGCATCCCGCTTTGGCTCCCACCTGGCCTTGCAGACAGTGCCGTATCCGACGCACATTCCTCTTTCAAATACGTCGGAGCCAACCCCGTGACGCGGGTTTCACCATGTCCACGGCACCCCATCCTTCGATGACGACACTGCCGACGAAGCTTCGCCACCTCAGGCCGGACCGATGCCCTGTCCGATATCAACAAGCGTCTGGAGATGCCTGCATCGTTACTACCCCCCTACAGACAACCAGGAGGAGAGGACTAGTCTCCAGCCTTCCCGCGGACACGGCCTCTGCCCGATTCCAATATCGATTCCACTTCCGACCTCACTGCCACTCTTAATTCCAATTTCAATCATTCCAAAtctccatcctccatccCTCTCATCACGCACCCGGCTTTTCCGACCCTCGCACGCTTAGCCTCGGAACCGTCGACGCTGCATCAGCATCGCTGGCCGGCCTATTCATGCCCATTTAGGCAGGTTGTGTGGTCCAATGGAGAAGACGATATTCACACCTCTCATCCTGGGCACCGTCGGTCCCTCTGTCTTGGCCAACAGCAATGTAACCAACCCCGTCTGCTCGCAGGTGCGGGAATCCGTCCAACGAGGTCACAGCTGGTCGGTGAGGGGTCCCTGTCCTGTCCTCCGTCTGCGTTCGTTGGGACGGAGTCAGCCCACGGGCATGATTGCCATGGACCGGCGTCCACTGCCTGGGATACAAATCCGTTGCCGGGGCCATGACTCTGCCTTCGACGATTCGCCAAAGGAGGAATACATAGCATACTCTGCCACTCACGATACGATACCAATCTCCCAATGGCCTCCTGGCACGCCTCTCTCTGTCTTCTCTCGACGCTGCTGGCGGGTGGCGCTCTCGGGGCCGCCAACTACCCGCCCAAGCCGGTCGActtgacgacgccggtgcAGCAGCGTATCGCCATCCACGGGCCCAACAGTCAGTGATTCCATATCCAGCCATCTCATGACGGCGCAGGGGTCAAGGGGTGGCGGTGCCGTATACAAGCTTCCCATGCTCACGTGTGTGCTCGCAGCCATCTCTGTTGGATGGAACACGTACGCCAAACTCGACAAGGCATGTGTCCTGTACGGCACTTCGGCCACGGCCCTCACCCAGAGGGtctgctcgacgagctcggtcACGTACCCGACGTCGCGCACGTGGTACCACTCggtcgccctcggcaacctgtcggcggcgacgacgtaccACTACCGGATCGACTCGTCCaacacgacgacgcagcgCTTCCTGAGCCCCCGCACGGCCGGCGACAAGACGCCCTTTGCCATGAACGCCAtcatcgacctcggcgtctACGGCAAGGATGGCTACACCATCGCCATGGACGCGTCCAAGCGTGACACCATCCCCGGCATCCCACCCTCGCTCAACCACACGACGATCGCGCGGCTCGCCCGGACGGCCGGCGACTACGAGTTCATCATCCACCCGGGCGATCTCGCCTACGCCGACAACTGGATCCTGAACATTGGCAACCTGttcgacggcgccaacgcCTTCCAGGCCATCCTCGAGCAGTTCTACGGCCAGCTGGCGCCCGTCTCGGGCCGCAAGCCGTACATGGCGAGCCCGGGAAACCACGAGGCGGCCTGCCAGGAGATCCCGAACCTCACGGGCCTCTGCCCCGAAGGCCAGAAGAACTTTACCGACTTCATGAACCgcttcggcggcgtcatGCCCACGGCCTTTccctcgacgtcggagaGCGTCATCGGCCGCATCCTCGCCAACAAGGCACGGATGCTGGCGAAGCCGCCGTTCTGGTACTCGTTCGAGTACGGCATGGTGCACGTCACCATGATCAACACCGAGACCGACTTTGCCAACGCGCCCGACCAacccggcggcgccgccggtctCAACGGCGGGCCCTTTGGCTTGCCGGGCCAGCAGCTGGCCTttctcgaggccgacctcGCCTCGGTCGACCGCACCGTCACCCcgtggctcgtcgtcgccggccaccgGCCCTGGTACacgacgggcggcgacggcggcggctgccgCCCCTGCCAGGAGGCGTTCGAGGGCCtcctgtacaagtacggcgtcgacctcgccgtcttcggaCACATCCACAACTCGCAGCGCTTCATGCCCGTCCTCAACGGCAAGGCCGACCCCGCGGGCATGAACAACCCCAAGGCGCCCATGTACATCGTGgctggcggcgccggcaacaTCGAGGGCCTCAGCGCCGTCGTGAGCCGGCCACAGTTCACCGCCTTTGCCTACGCCAAGGACTTTAGCTACGCGACGatccgcttcctcgacgcgaACAGGTTGCAGGTCGACTTcacgaggtcgtcgacgggcgagCTGCTGGACCGCTCGACGCTGTACAAGTCTCACTCGGAACGATTCGTGAAGCAGTGAGTCCACCATTGCGTCCTTCAAGCAGCCTGTAGCGTGTTGGCAGGAGAGTGCCGCGGGAGCAGGGTCTACGGAGAAGGCGAGACGGGTTTACGGCAAAGGCGAGACGGGTTTACGCAGGGATTCCGAACTCTTGCAGCGCGAGACGTCGAGGCGTGTCGAAAATAGAACAAAGGTTTGACTTTCTTCTCCAACTCGCCCGAAGGATTTCGCTATAAAAGGCTTCAGTCGCCACTTGACCACGTAGAAGGAGAGTGCTGGAAGAGAACGGCGCAGGGCGCCTTTGCACCGATAACATTGGACTCCAGGCATGGCTGCcttcggcatcgacgatgaCCAGGGGGGGTAAGGGGTAGCAAACGTGGGAACCGCAGCCTGCTCGTGCAGCAGTAGGTGTCCTAGTCGTATGGGCGGCCTCGTGTGGATTGGCAGCATCGAGTAGCGTCGGGCTGAACGAAGACAGCGACCAACCATGGTTGGGAACTCGGTGTGGCGGAGTAGGTTCAGTCATTGCATCCAAGCTGTTGAATGCAACCAATACTCGGTTCATGCAGGTGTGAACCTGCTTTTGCAGATGGGAAGCGGAGAAAAGTGAAGGCTTGTGTCTAATCAGAGAAGTACATTAGTGAGCGCTCTTGGATTCTGATCTATGACGGCTGGAGCAAAATCCAGCGACTGTTGATAATCTACAGCTGATGATGCTGGCACAGTGGTGATGGCGACCGCCTTGCAAAGTCGAATCTGCGTAGAA of the Drechmeria coniospora strain ARSEF 6962 chromosome 01, whole genome shotgun sequence genome contains:
- a CDS encoding snoRNP assembly factor Naf1 produces the protein MSGFQIPGLGQAKPNERLPPLAADEQMQDANPPTPDLPPPNPVSAEPTTARVIVGTGDGLESTEGEKATEDAVTTEDAMLVDGTDSTPSLTHALEAAIGGLDEATTTAAPAQEQEATEPTASTELQADVGENPEWEIDSSPYESSSDSSSSDSSDSDSDNEGYEPLGIEETVRLLMQSEGGSDDEGDKAGRSATATQLRTKNEILDEVIPKPDVSITAEMKIEELGVVEFVVENTMLVKAFTPGEYQVLDTGSVLCTAERTVIGAVAETIGKVLQPMYTVRFNTEDEIKELGIEIGTKVFYPPDHASFVFTEPLKNLKGSDASNIHDEEVGDDDMEFSDDEKEAEHKRSLKQKRNRNKAPADGGTRGARGPHPLRQEAVPDGDLNYDDDGPYKPLARPPGYGIGGASGDSIELPPRSGSQRGGRRGDRGDRGNRGGRGGRGSRGRGDLRGGARGGHGQPRDGYSLPPQGYQQQYPPQPQHQPAGGNSWANPSGPSPPAMPNFGFQFPGWPQQGQGMPVPPPPPPPMWPAQGGQAQGQQSGGTFMDPALLAALMSQMQAQSGQRPWGGQPPPSS
- a CDS encoding hypothetical protein (related to aminopeptidase), translated to MKFSRASLLAACVPAVSARYIERAEVNSVNLEPGEERFLVETAPGKTQWITEDEKWEMRRNGQNFMDITETRELGTQHFASQASVTYPSKCVHKDAVGKLAHSLDKTQMKANLEKLSGFHTRYFKSDYGLQSSDWILAKVNEMIKEAGADKTVHAKSFPHTWKQHSVIATIPGRGNDTIVIGAHQDSINLWMPSVLAAPGADDDGSGTVTIMDVFRTLLKSKDLVDGQAPNTIEFHWYSAEEGGLLGSQAIFQSYEKSRRKVKAMLQQDMTGYIQTTLDKGLPESVGVIVDYVNPALTKFIKTVIEEYCTIPWVETKCGYACSDHASASKAGFPAAFVIESAFGDSNKHIHTAEDLIKYLSFDHMLQHARMTLGLVYELAFHKFDDTTLQLPGDL
- a CDS encoding acid phosphatase, whose product is MTAQGSRGGGAVYKLPMLTCVLAAISVGWNTYAKLDKACVLYGTSATALTQRVCSTSSVTYPTSRTWYHSVALGNLSAATTYHYRIDSSNTTTQRFLSPRTAGDKTPFAMNAIIDLGVYGKDGYTIAMDASKRDTIPGIPPSLNHTTIARLARTAGDYEFIIHPGDLAYADNWILNIGNLFDGANAFQAILEQFYGQLAPVSGRKPYMASPGNHEAACQEIPNLTGLCPEGQKNFTDFMNRFGGVMPTAFPSTSESVIGRILANKARMLAKPPFWYSFEYGMVHVTMINTETDFANAPDQPGGAAGLNGGPFGLPGQQLAFLEADLASVDRTVTPWLVVAGHRPWYTTGGDGGGCRPCQEAFEGLLYKYGVDLAVFGHIHNSQRFMPVLNGKADPAGMNNPKAPMYIVAGGAGNIEGLSAVVSRPQFTAFAYAKDFSYATIRFLDANRLQVDFTRSSTGELLDRSTLYKSHSERFVKQ